The DNA window TGGGCGGGAACACTCACGCTCTCCTGAGCTTGCGCGCGATCCGGTCCAGCGCCTTGCGCAGGTCGGCCGCGAATTGATCGATCACCGGGTCGGCCAGCTTGCGGATGGCCCGACGGAAGAAGGCAAGCGGCTGGATGTTCCGCGACGGGACGCCGAATTCCTGGAACCGCCAGTAGAAGGCGTTTGAGGGTTTTTCGTACGTCTTGCCGACTCGCCCCTTCCTGCGGTTCCTCTTCGTGTTGGCGTACTTCGCCCGCGCCCCGCCTCTGACACCCACCGAATACAGCTCGCTTCCGCCGTAGGCCTGGGGGCGCGGACTGCGAAGCGTCACGATCTGCTTCTTCAGGAAGCCCGACCGCTCCGGCGCATTTGCCCGCACTTCATCACGGACCCTCCTGGCGCCCCGTGCGAGGGCAACACGGGCCGGGCCGCCGTTCTTGGACACTATCTCGGCCGGAAGCTGCCGCATCGCGTCCAGGAGCCCGTCAAGCCCTTGGACGGGGCGGCTACTGTCCATCCGTTACACCCTTGCTCAACATCAGCGTGAGGTGTCGGCGCGCGGTTGGGTCAGGGAGCACTGCCACGATCGCGTAGGGCGCGCCGTCGAACTGGACGCGCATGGTGTCTAGCACCCCCGGCACCCAGCGAATTTCAATGCGGGCCGATACCTCAGACTGCTTCTCTCCGGCCGCGATGAAGTCACGCCCCGACAGCGGCACGACCTCAGCCGGAATGTCTGCGCCCTGCCCCGGTTCCGGCTCCCAATCCGCCCAGGCGCCGGGCATCGGGCCAAGCGGGCCTTCGGTGGCGTCGACCTTTGCCTGCAGCCGGATCAGGTGCCGGTACTTTCCCGCGCTCATGGCCGCACCAGCTTGAACGGGAACAGCAGCAGATCCGACGTCGGATTCGGCGCGACCGACTTCCCGACGATTGAGGACTCGCGGTTCTCGAACAGATCCGCCACTCGAAGCAAGATTGCTGAGCGGATTGCCGCCGGCACCTTGTCGCCCGTTGTTCCG is part of the Pseudoxanthomonas indica genome and encodes:
- a CDS encoding HK97-gp10 family putative phage morphogenesis protein encodes the protein MDSSRPVQGLDGLLDAMRQLPAEIVSKNGGPARVALARGARRVRDEVRANAPERSGFLKKQIVTLRSPRPQAYGGSELYSVGVRGGARAKYANTKRNRRKGRVGKTYEKPSNAFYWRFQEFGVPSRNIQPLAFFRRAIRKLADPVIDQFAADLRKALDRIARKLRRA
- a CDS encoding phage head closure protein, whose product is MSAGKYRHLIRLQAKVDATEGPLGPMPGAWADWEPEPGQGADIPAEVVPLSGRDFIAAGEKQSEVSARIEIRWVPGVLDTMRVQFDGAPYAIVAVLPDPTARRHLTLMLSKGVTDGQ